Proteins encoded in a region of the Clostridium beijerinckii genome:
- the polC gene encoding DNA polymerase III subunit alpha, with protein sequence MKRINEAFSDYESAGSINTAVIQSVVLRKKTKVLEMEISSDNYIELGEIESFNSFIKDKFGLNDSKIIVKYSDEVEIRPIEKELKNIVYSLSTKYPALKAAVNNSDYEIEGNTINFNFKIPVSGFLKTMEYDKQINKAIKHMYGKHYNINFIDQIDSEELVKIAEDKRANEMKVIKEIKINQSNNPPEVPKAEEGKPEVKAEGDGKKASNPFLILGRNANIKENIIKINDITPDEGRVALEGEISNLEAKELRSGKMLISFDLYDGSNSMTCKIFAKPTEYDEVFSRIKKAKGLRLAGNAGYSNFSHEVELIANTVIETNGIKKYKRQDNSEVKRVELHMHTQMSQMDAMSSASDLIKRAMSWGMKSIAITDHGVVQSFPEAHKLLGRDNPDMKVIYGVEAYLAPDKKPSVTNVREESIDTVYCVLDLETTGFSPQTEKITEIGVMKIKDGKVIDKFSTFVNPQKSIPMRVVEVTKITDDMVKNAETIDKVFPKLLEFIEGSVLVAHNADFDIGFLKHNAKVLGYEFDFTYIDTLGLAQDVFPDYKSYKLGRIAKNLGIKVEVAHRALDDVDTTVKVFNIMIEKLKERGAQTLSDIDLYAADEEAKKVAYKKVKTHHAIILAKNYVGLKNLYKLVSYSHLDYFYKKPRILKSMFKKYSEGLIIGSACSEGELYQAILLGKPEEQIEEIANFYDYLEIQPLGNNDYLVRQEQVPSKEYLKEINKKIVELAERLGKPVVATGDVHFLDPEDEIYRRILEAGQGFKDADNQAPLYLRTTEEMLDEFSYLGRTKAYEVVVTNTNIVADMCEQISPISPEKCPPHIEGCEQTIKDIAYEKAHELYGDPLPEIVQARLDKELDSIIKNGFSVMYIIAQKLVWKSNEDGYLVGSRGSVGSSFVANMTGITEVNALPPHYRCPKCKYSDFEDYGVLNGFDLPDKECPVCGEKLHKDGIDIPFETFLGFNGDKEPDIDLNFSGEYQAKAHRYTEVIFGKGTTFKAGTIGTIAEKTAFGYVKKYYEEKNLPINKAETMRISVGCTGIKRTTGQHPGGIIVVPKGREIFEFCPVQHPADDPNSDIITTHFDYHSIDQNLLKLDILGHDDPTVIRMLQDITGVDPHEIPMDDKDTMSLFFSTKALGVTPQQINSEVGTFGIPEFGTKFVRGMLVDTKPKTFSDLLCISGLSHGTDVWLGNAKDLIDNGVITSISDAVCTRDDIMVYLIRKGLPPNTAFKIMETVRKGKALKEPKFPEYEAMMREHDVPEWYIESCKKIKYMFPKAHAAAYVMMAFRIAWFKVHIPQAYYATYFTIRAKAFDAEFMIFGKEKVKAKMQEIQALGNDAGPKDKDMYDDLEIVLEMYERGFKFLPIDLYKSSATKFQLEEDGIRPPINSIAGMGNVAAEGIANAAKEKEFNSVDDVKKRSKIGNAAIELLRKFDCLNGLPESDQMSFFDAV encoded by the coding sequence ATGAAGAGAATAAATGAAGCTTTTAGTGATTATGAATCCGCTGGCAGCATAAATACTGCTGTTATACAATCCGTAGTCTTGCGTAAGAAAACTAAAGTGCTGGAAATGGAAATTAGTTCAGATAATTATATTGAACTAGGGGAAATTGAAAGTTTCAATAGTTTCATAAAAGACAAATTCGGATTAAATGATTCTAAAATTATTGTAAAGTATAGTGACGAGGTCGAAATAAGGCCTATAGAAAAAGAATTGAAAAATATCGTATATTCCTTATCTACGAAGTATCCTGCATTAAAGGCAGCGGTTAATAATAGTGACTATGAAATAGAAGGAAATACTATAAATTTTAATTTTAAAATTCCTGTATCTGGTTTCTTAAAAACCATGGAATATGATAAGCAAATTAATAAAGCTATAAAGCATATGTACGGGAAACATTATAATATCAACTTTATTGACCAAATAGATAGCGAAGAATTAGTAAAAATTGCAGAAGATAAACGTGCTAATGAGATGAAAGTTATTAAAGAAATAAAAATTAACCAAAGCAATAATCCTCCTGAAGTACCTAAAGCTGAAGAAGGTAAGCCAGAGGTAAAAGCTGAGGGTGATGGCAAAAAGGCAAGTAATCCATTCTTGATTTTAGGAAGAAATGCTAATATTAAGGAAAACATAATTAAAATTAATGATATAACACCTGATGAAGGAAGAGTAGCTTTAGAGGGTGAAATATCTAATTTAGAAGCAAAAGAATTAAGAAGTGGAAAAATGTTAATTTCCTTTGACTTATATGATGGATCAAATTCAATGACCTGCAAGATTTTTGCAAAGCCTACTGAGTATGATGAAGTATTTTCTAGAATAAAAAAGGCTAAGGGGCTTAGACTTGCTGGAAATGCAGGATATAGTAATTTCTCTCATGAAGTTGAACTTATTGCTAACACTGTTATTGAAACAAATGGAATAAAGAAGTATAAGAGACAGGATAATTCTGAGGTTAAGAGAGTAGAGCTTCACATGCATACTCAAATGAGCCAGATGGATGCCATGTCTAGTGCTAGTGATTTAATTAAGAGAGCTATGAGCTGGGGAATGAAGTCTATTGCTATAACTGATCATGGAGTGGTTCAGTCATTTCCAGAAGCGCACAAATTGCTTGGAAGAGATAATCCAGATATGAAAGTCATATATGGAGTTGAAGCTTACCTTGCCCCTGATAAAAAGCCATCTGTAACAAATGTTAGGGAAGAAAGTATTGATACGGTATACTGTGTTCTTGATTTAGAAACTACAGGTTTTTCTCCTCAGACAGAAAAGATTACTGAAATAGGAGTAATGAAAATTAAGGATGGCAAGGTTATAGATAAGTTCAGTACTTTTGTAAACCCTCAAAAGTCAATTCCTATGAGAGTTGTAGAGGTTACAAAGATAACTGATGATATGGTAAAAAATGCAGAAACTATTGATAAAGTTTTCCCTAAATTGCTTGAATTTATTGAAGGAAGTGTTTTAGTTGCGCATAATGCGGACTTTGATATTGGATTTTTAAAGCATAATGCGAAAGTTTTAGGCTATGAGTTTGATTTTACCTATATAGATACTTTAGGATTAGCACAAGATGTATTCCCTGATTATAAATCTTATAAGCTAGGAAGAATTGCTAAGAATCTTGGAATAAAGGTTGAAGTTGCCCATAGAGCTTTAGATGATGTTGATACAACTGTTAAGGTATTTAACATAATGATTGAAAAGCTAAAAGAGAGAGGCGCACAAACACTATCAGATATAGATTTATATGCAGCTGATGAAGAAGCTAAGAAAGTGGCATATAAAAAGGTTAAAACTCACCATGCAATAATACTAGCAAAAAATTACGTGGGGTTAAAGAATTTATATAAATTGGTATCATATTCTCATTTAGATTATTTTTATAAAAAACCACGTATATTAAAGAGCATGTTTAAGAAATATTCTGAAGGTTTAATTATTGGAAGTGCTTGTAGTGAAGGGGAGTTATATCAAGCTATACTTCTTGGAAAACCAGAAGAACAAATTGAGGAAATTGCTAATTTCTATGATTACTTAGAAATTCAGCCTTTAGGTAATAATGATTACTTAGTAAGACAAGAGCAAGTTCCAAGTAAAGAATATTTAAAAGAAATTAATAAAAAGATTGTAGAACTTGCAGAAAGATTAGGAAAGCCTGTAGTGGCTACTGGAGATGTTCACTTCCTAGATCCTGAAGATGAAATATACAGACGTATATTAGAAGCAGGACAGGGATTTAAGGATGCAGATAATCAAGCACCATTATATTTAAGAACTACTGAAGAAATGCTCGATGAATTCTCTTATTTAGGAAGAACAAAAGCTTATGAGGTTGTAGTTACAAATACTAATATAGTAGCAGATATGTGTGAGCAAATAAGCCCAATTTCTCCTGAAAAATGTCCACCACATATAGAAGGCTGTGAGCAGACAATAAAAGATATCGCTTATGAAAAAGCCCATGAACTTTATGGAGATCCACTTCCAGAAATAGTTCAGGCAAGACTTGATAAAGAGCTGGATTCTATTATAAAAAATGGATTCTCAGTAATGTATATCATAGCTCAGAAGCTGGTATGGAAATCAAATGAAGATGGATACTTAGTAGGTTCCAGAGGATCTGTTGGTTCATCCTTCGTTGCAAATATGACTGGTATAACAGAAGTTAATGCGCTTCCGCCTCATTATAGATGTCCTAAGTGTAAGTATTCTGATTTTGAGGATTATGGAGTTCTAAACGGCTTTGACTTACCAGATAAAGAGTGTCCTGTTTGTGGAGAAAAGCTTCATAAGGATGGAATAGATATACCATTTGAAACATTCCTAGGCTTTAATGGAGATAAAGAACCAGATATAGATTTAAACTTCTCAGGAGAATATCAGGCAAAGGCCCATAGATATACAGAAGTTATCTTTGGAAAGGGAACAACATTTAAAGCAGGGACTATTGGTACTATAGCAGAAAAAACAGCATTTGGTTATGTTAAAAAATATTATGAAGAAAAAAATCTTCCAATAAACAAGGCTGAAACAATGAGAATTTCAGTAGGGTGTACTGGTATAAAGAGAACTACAGGACAGCATCCAGGTGGAATTATAGTTGTACCAAAGGGAAGAGAAATATTTGAATTCTGCCCTGTGCAGCATCCAGCTGATGACCCTAATTCTGATATTATAACAACACATTTTGATTATCACTCTATTGACCAAAATCTATTGAAGCTTGATATACTAGGGCACGATGACCCGACAGTTATAAGAATGCTTCAAGATATAACAGGGGTTGATCCACATGAGATTCCTATGGATGACAAGGATACTATGTCCTTATTCTTCTCAACAAAGGCTCTTGGGGTAACTCCACAGCAGATAAATTCAGAGGTTGGAACCTTTGGAATTCCTGAGTTTGGTACTAAGTTCGTAAGAGGAATGCTTGTAGATACAAAACCAAAAACTTTCTCAGATTTATTATGTATATCAGGACTTTCACATGGTACAGATGTATGGCTTGGAAATGCTAAGGACTTAATTGATAATGGAGTAATCACCAGCATAAGTGATGCGGTATGTACAAGAGATGATATCATGGTTTACTTAATTAGAAAAGGACTTCCACCTAATACCGCATTTAAAATAATGGAAACTGTTCGTAAAGGTAAAGCCTTAAAAGAACCTAAATTTCCAGAATATGAAGCTATGATGAGAGAACATGATGTGCCAGAATGGTATATAGAGTCTTGTAAAAAGATAAAATACATGTTCCCTAAAGCCCATGCAGCAGCTTATGTAATGATGGCATTTAGAATAGCATGGTTTAAAGTTCATATACCTCAGGCTTATTATGCAACATACTTTACTATAAGAGCAAAAGCATTTGATGCAGAATTTATGATCTTTGGAAAAGAAAAGGTTAAAGCAAAGATGCAGGAAATTCAGGCTCTTGGAAATGATGCTGGTCCTAAAGATAAGGATATGTATGATGACCTTGAAATAGTTTTAGAAATGTATGAAAGAGGATTTAAATTCCTTCCAATTGATTTATATAAATCTAGTGCTACAAAATTCCAGCTAGAAGAAGATGGAATAAGACCACCAATAAACAGTATAGCAGGTATGGGAAATGTAGCGGCAGAAGGTATAGCAAATGCTGCAAAGGAAAAGGAATTTAATTCAGTAGATGATGTAAAGAAACGTTCTAAGATTGGTAATGCTGCCATAGAGCTTCTTAGAAAATTTGATTGTTTAAATGGCCTTCCAGAAAGTGATCAAATGAGCTTCTTTGACGCAGTTTAG
- a CDS encoding DUF4318 domain-containing protein, with protein MFNLSKKSFLVDLDDSLTYPSAQTICNTIEKYCISSKEKCQFVSTEKPVTFYLEDKLFSTEITMARGGYMIKCLEK; from the coding sequence ATGTTTAATCTCTCTAAAAAAAGTTTTTTAGTTGATTTGGATGATTCTTTAACTTATCCATCTGCACAGACAATTTGCAATACGATTGAAAAATATTGTATAAGTTCTAAAGAAAAGTGCCAGTTTGTCAGTACCGAAAAGCCAGTTACATTCTATTTGGAGGATAAATTATTTTCTACTGAAATCACTATGGCTCGAGGTGGGTATATGATTAAGTGCCTTGAAAAATAG
- the thrS gene encoding threonine--tRNA ligase has translation MINIKLKDGSIKEIADESSIYDLANSISKNLAKVAVVGEVNGTLVDLNYKLKNNDEVNILTYDDEKAVEVIRHSTSHVMAQAVKRIYKDSKLAIGPAINNGFYYDFDIENSLSNEDLDKIEAEMNKIINENLSFERIDISRDEAIKLMEEKGETYKIELIKDLPEAEKISLYKQGDYIDLCRGPHIPSTKYIKAFKLLSVAGAYWRGNEKNKMLQRVYGVAFSSKKELELHLHNLEEAKKRDHRKLGKELKLFTFAEEGPGFPFMLPKGVILKNTLIDFWRKLHYEDGYVEIETPIMLNKKLWETSGHWYHYRENMYTSTIDEEEFALKPMNCPGGMLVYKSESHSYRDFPMRVGELGRVHRHELSGALHGLMRVRAFTQDDAHIFMLPDQIKSEIKGVINLIDKVYSKFGFKYNLELSTRPEDSMGSDEEWELAESSLKGALDELNLEYKINEGDGAFYGPKIDFHLEDSIGRTWQCGTIQLDFQLPQRFELEYVGSDGEKHRPIVIHRVVFGSIERFIGILIEHFAGKFPTWLSPVQVKILPISNKFNSYSEKIKDKLSSEGIRVEIDQKDEKIGYKIREARNERVPYIIIVGEKEEAENNISLRSRSNGDEGTLNLQDLIERINNEVKNKTL, from the coding sequence ATGATAAATATAAAACTTAAAGATGGATCAATAAAAGAAATTGCAGATGAATCTAGTATTTATGATTTAGCAAATTCAATTAGTAAAAACTTAGCTAAAGTCGCAGTAGTGGGGGAAGTAAATGGGACATTAGTAGATTTAAATTATAAATTAAAAAATAATGATGAGGTAAATATTTTGACTTACGATGATGAAAAAGCAGTTGAAGTTATAAGACATTCTACTTCTCATGTTATGGCTCAAGCAGTTAAAAGAATTTATAAGGATTCAAAGCTTGCTATAGGACCTGCAATAAACAATGGTTTTTATTATGATTTTGATATTGAAAATTCATTATCAAATGAAGATTTAGATAAAATTGAAGCAGAAATGAATAAAATAATAAATGAAAATCTTAGCTTTGAAAGAATCGATATTTCTAGAGACGAAGCAATAAAATTAATGGAGGAAAAGGGAGAGACATATAAAATAGAACTTATTAAGGATCTTCCTGAAGCTGAAAAGATATCTTTATATAAACAGGGCGATTATATAGACCTTTGCAGAGGTCCTCATATTCCATCAACAAAGTATATTAAAGCATTTAAATTATTAAGCGTTGCTGGAGCATATTGGAGAGGAAATGAAAAAAATAAGATGCTTCAAAGAGTTTATGGAGTTGCATTTTCTAGTAAGAAAGAATTAGAATTACATTTGCATAATTTAGAAGAAGCAAAGAAAAGAGATCATAGGAAACTAGGAAAAGAATTAAAGTTATTTACTTTTGCAGAAGAAGGTCCAGGATTTCCATTTATGCTTCCTAAAGGAGTAATATTAAAAAATACCTTAATAGATTTTTGGAGAAAATTACATTACGAAGATGGTTATGTTGAAATTGAAACTCCAATAATGCTTAATAAGAAACTATGGGAGACTTCAGGGCATTGGTATCATTATAGAGAAAATATGTATACTTCAACAATTGATGAAGAAGAATTTGCATTAAAGCCAATGAATTGCCCAGGTGGAATGTTAGTTTATAAATCAGAATCACATTCATATAGAGATTTTCCAATGAGAGTTGGAGAATTAGGACGAGTTCATAGACATGAGCTTTCTGGAGCACTCCATGGTCTTATGAGAGTAAGGGCATTCACACAAGATGATGCACATATATTTATGTTACCAGATCAAATAAAGTCAGAAATAAAAGGCGTTATTAATTTAATTGACAAGGTGTATTCAAAATTCGGATTTAAGTATAATTTAGAACTTTCTACAAGGCCAGAAGATTCAATGGGAAGTGATGAAGAATGGGAATTAGCAGAAAGTTCATTGAAGGGTGCCTTAGATGAATTAAATCTTGAATATAAAATAAATGAGGGTGACGGAGCTTTTTATGGACCTAAAATAGATTTTCATCTTGAAGATAGCATAGGCAGAACTTGGCAATGTGGAACAATTCAGTTAGATTTTCAATTGCCTCAAAGGTTTGAATTAGAGTATGTAGGTAGTGATGGAGAAAAGCATAGACCAATAGTAATCCATAGAGTAGTATTTGGAAGTATCGAAAGATTTATAGGAATACTAATAGAACATTTTGCTGGAAAGTTTCCAACATGGCTTTCTCCAGTTCAAGTAAAAATACTTCCTATATCAAATAAATTTAATAGCTATTCAGAAAAGATTAAAGATAAATTAAGCTCAGAAGGTATAAGAGTTGAAATTGATCAGAAAGATGAAAAGATAGGCTACAAAATAAGAGAAGCTAGAAATGAAAGGGTTCCTTACATTATTATTGTTGGAGAAAAGGAAGAAGCAGAAAATAATATCTCATTACGCAGCAGAAGTAATGGAGATGAGGGGACATTAAATTTACAAGATTTAATAGAAAGAATAAATAATGAAGTTAAAAATAAAACTCTATAA
- a CDS encoding leucine-rich repeat domain-containing protein, whose product MKSLRLIKVIASSLFVASVLALNPIGASAAWKSDPRGWWYTEGSSWATGWRLINSKWYYFDSKGYMAKDTTIDGCYLNESGAWTELTTSGNFKFDKSTGTIVEYTGSDSSVVIPNKIDGTDVKRIRFTSTSTCKNLTSITIPDSTTGIESIVCMNCSNLTHVDIPNSVKRIDRYAFNGCSNLQSITIPDGVKIINEYAFSGCKSLKSIIIPNGVESIGPQSFAGCSGLTTLTIPNSVTNMGDAIFRNCINLTNITIPDSVKSIGHSAFSGCSSLSSITIPNGITIINENEFQGCSSLTSIVIPNGVTSIQRSAFEGCTNLTSITIPDSVTSISTHQKMPNGIGINPFYDCTKATFYVKSQALKQILINSGVSASKITVSA is encoded by the coding sequence ATGAAGAGTTTGAGATTAATAAAAGTAATAGCGAGTTCATTATTTGTAGCTTCAGTATTAGCACTAAATCCAATAGGAGCGAGTGCAGCGTGGAAGAGTGATCCTAGAGGCTGGTGGTATACAGAAGGAAGTTCATGGGCTACAGGCTGGAGGCTAATTAATTCTAAATGGTATTATTTTGATTCTAAAGGCTACATGGCTAAAGATACAACAATTGATGGGTGTTATCTAAATGAAAGCGGTGCATGGACAGAACTTACAACAAGCGGAAACTTTAAATTTGATAAATCAACTGGAACAATAGTAGAATATACTGGTTCTGATAGCTCAGTCGTGATACCAAATAAAATTGATGGTACTGATGTAAAACGTATACGATTTACATCGACATCTACCTGCAAAAATTTAACAAGCATAACGATACCAGATAGTACAACGGGTATAGAATCTATAGTATGTATGAATTGCAGTAACTTAACACACGTAGATATTCCAAATAGTGTGAAACGTATAGATAGATATGCATTTAATGGATGTAGTAATTTACAAAGTATAACTATTCCTGATGGTGTGAAAATTATAAATGAATACGCCTTTAGTGGGTGTAAGAGTTTAAAAAGCATAATTATTCCAAATGGTGTGGAGTCTATTGGGCCTCAGTCATTTGCTGGATGTAGTGGTTTAACAACTTTGACCATTCCAAATAGTGTAACAAATATGGGGGATGCTATATTTAGGAATTGTATTAATTTAACAAACATAACAATTCCGGATAGTGTAAAAAGCATAGGCCATAGTGCATTTAGTGGTTGTAGCAGTTTAAGTAGCATAACAATACCAAATGGTATAACAATCATAAACGAGAATGAATTTCAAGGTTGTAGTAGTTTAACAAGCATAGTAATACCAAATGGTGTAACAAGTATACAAAGAAGTGCATTTGAAGGCTGCACAAATTTAACCAGCATAACTATTCCAGATAGCGTAACAAGCATATCAACGCACCAAAAAATGCCTAATGGTATAGGAATTAATCCATTCTATGATTGTACAAAGGCTACATTTTATGTAAAGAGTCAAGCATTAAAACAGATTTTAATTAATTCAGGTGTAAGTGCAAGCAAAATCACAGTAAGTGCTTAG
- a CDS encoding site-2 protease family protein: MERFKKIIIYIIPYILVYITSCLTTLSHELGHSITAYFFAIKNNPFDLNYSTKIFMFGISENVDYNKVSKLIQYKAILISAAGLIVNFIFAVSIIILLIFFYRNLNKFICYVLYLFLFWNTNEFFNYFIIRNIFLRGDVANIVTYGIPHIYVLIFGIWFSLILVCFLFLKVKKNLFKIFNLTQNQCVKFTKIIVLSFVVCQILTLYNAVFYYS; the protein is encoded by the coding sequence ATGGAAAGATTTAAAAAGATTATTATATATATAATTCCATATATACTTGTGTATATAACTTCATGTTTAACAACTTTGTCACATGAATTAGGTCATTCAATCACAGCATATTTTTTTGCTATTAAAAACAATCCATTTGATCTTAATTATAGTACAAAAATTTTTATGTTTGGAATAAGTGAAAATGTTGATTATAATAAGGTGTCAAAATTAATACAATATAAAGCAATATTAATATCAGCAGCAGGTTTGATTGTAAATTTTATTTTTGCTGTAAGTATAATCATATTGTTAATATTCTTTTATAGAAATCTCAACAAGTTTATATGTTATGTTTTATACTTGTTTTTATTTTGGAATACAAATGAATTCTTTAATTATTTTATAATCCGTAATATATTCTTAAGGGGCGATGTTGCTAATATTGTAACTTATGGGATACCTCATATTTATGTATTGATATTTGGAATATGGTTTTCCTTAATTTTAGTTTGCTTTTTATTTTTAAAGGTTAAGAAGAATTTATTTAAGATATTTAACTTGACCCAAAATCAATGCGTAAAGTTTACGAAAATAATAGTATTAAGTTTTGTGGTATGCCAAATTTTAACATTATATAATGCGGTTTTTTATTATAGTTAA
- a CDS encoding DUF4304 domain-containing protein: MPSFYDSIGKKYDKKWEATIFDIESDSLIGWENGLCNFHYPPYMLDLWNSRLIAVSLTETRKDEKEELLKDKLDSRYNKQTGEGFNEVVASDIENVIIKFFNTIPSAEELLEHINNDEPNNCADEAMMYEVAYLYYNYGEQEKAKEILKRIQNGFLKDRIQKFVNYAGIIL; this comes from the coding sequence ATGCCTTCATTTTACGATTCTATAGGTAAAAAGTATGATAAGAAATGGGAGGCAACAATATTTGATATAGAATCTGATTCACTTATTGGATGGGAAAATGGTTTGTGTAATTTTCATTACCCACCCTATATGTTAGATTTATGGAACAGCAGATTGATTGCAGTTTCCCTAACTGAGACTAGAAAAGATGAAAAAGAGGAGTTATTAAAAGATAAACTAGATAGTAGATATAATAAACAGACTGGTGAAGGATTCAACGAGGTTGTTGCTTCTGATATTGAAAATGTAATAATTAAATTTTTTAATACAATTCCAAGTGCTGAAGAATTATTAGAGCATATTAATAATGATGAACCTAACAATTGTGCTGATGAAGCAATGATGTACGAGGTGGCATACCTTTATTACAATTATGGAGAGCAGGAAAAAGCCAAAGAAATATTAAAAAGAATTCAGAATGGTTTCTTGAAAGACAGAATTCAGAAGTTTGTAAATTATGCTGGGATCATCTTATAA
- a CDS encoding Imm6 family immunity protein: protein MTLVEQYDMLLTNGESLLNAYHDNVKNKEFYIEGQRVIGICKEWITNNEITADDIYETVDSADGYDIVEFAYCKGITEEESYMWALLSDIVCVLCSLAYQMEHQNCVPQAIECIIEEKIESFVIFINQNMKIRKDVKECIKYFADNLCY from the coding sequence ATGACTTTAGTAGAACAATATGATATGCTATTAACTAATGGAGAAAGTCTTTTAAATGCCTATCATGATAATGTGAAGAATAAAGAGTTTTATATAGAAGGACAACGGGTAATTGGTATATGCAAAGAGTGGATAACAAATAATGAAATTACTGCTGATGATATATATGAAACTGTTGATTCAGCAGATGGATACGATATAGTAGAATTTGCTTATTGTAAAGGGATAACTGAAGAAGAATCATATATGTGGGCTTTATTATCAGATATAGTATGTGTATTATGTAGTCTTGCCTATCAAATGGAACATCAAAACTGTGTACCACAGGCTATCGAGTGCATTATAGAGGAGAAAATAGAATCATTTGTAATATTTATTAATCAAAATATGAAGATACGTAAAGATGTTAAAGAGTGTATAAAATATTTTGCCGATAATTTATGTTATTAA